A genomic region of Antennarius striatus isolate MH-2024 chromosome 16, ASM4005453v1, whole genome shotgun sequence contains the following coding sequences:
- the triobpb gene encoding TRIO and F-actin binding protein b isoform X2 translates to MTPDLLNFKKGWMSKLDESGEWKKHWFVLTDAGLKYYRDSTAEEKDDMDGEIDLKSCMNVSEFDVEKNYGFQIQTQEAAFILSAMTAGIRRNWIEVLKKSIRPSSSPDLTQLPDSNSDKENSNSRFLPSSRRPSSRQADVHTELQSSAPPAQRRFDYVELSPVPPSTSPAPASQREAGEGQGREHNQWQEERNTSSQWEAVLSRKGTGVGSNQKLRLEDELEKKWAEFERMPLKEMRSLPPMGSRSSSQSANEALQREVASLRQQLEELQGGRGRRGGGGGSGGCGPEAPCGRSLAAMERAHRQALEELQRQHNRQMKELESEKERLLLEETRDTARVMEALKKKHKEELEREMEKVRHLSSGALDSQTLRAQQQVESQAFERELAGLSERYSQKCLELNRAEQSNAEREREISRKERDMEQLKKENLDLKTRLKEEISRVQSADQRSDDNRTRTLCELQVLLKMKENEIEYLHKEISCLRNELQFLSTEKRLACERYTEMHEELSGMKGRSEREIQSLKEHLRLAMAALQEGQKLGNSLDH, encoded by the exons CCTGACCTCCTAAACTTCAAGAAGGGATGGATGTCCAAACTGGACGAGAGTGGAGAG TGGAAGAAGCATTGGTTTGTTTTGACAGATGCTGGATTAAAGTACTACAGAGACTCAACTGCAGAGGAg AAAGATGACATGGATGGAGAGATTGACCTGAAATCCTGCATGAATGTTTCTGAGTTTGATGTGGAGAAGAACTACGGCTTTCAGATCCAG ACCCAAGAGGCTGCGTTCATCCTGTCGGCTATGACGGCTGGGATCAGGCGGAACTGGATCGAAGTTTTAAAGAAGAGCATCCGACCAAGCAGCTCTCCAGACCTCACACA ATTGCCCGACAGCAACAGTGACAAGGAGAACTCCAACTCTCGCTTCCTGCCGTCTTCACGCCGCCCTTCGTCACGTCAAGCCGACGTTCACACGGAACTCCAGAGCTCAGCTCCTCCTGCTCAGCGCAGGTTCGACTACGTTGAGCTGTCACCTGTTCCCCCCTCTACCAGCCCTGCCCCAGCCAGCCAGAGGGAAGCAGGGGAGGGGCAAGGAAGGGAGCACAACCaatggcaggaggagaggaacacGAGCAGCCAGTGGGAGGCTGTGCTCTCCAGGAAGGGCACCGGCGTTGGGTCGAACCAAAAGCTGCGCTTGGAGGATGAATTAGAGAAAAAGTGGGCTGAGTTCGAACGTATGCCGTTGAAAGAGATGAGATCTTTGCCGCCAATGGGATCGCGGTCTTCCAGCCAGTCAGCCAATGAGGCGCTGCAGAGGGAG GTGGCGTCACTGAGGCAGCAGCTGGAAGAACTACAAGGGGGGAGAGGAAGgcgtgggggaggaggggggagtggCGGCTGTGGCCCCGAGGCCCCCTGCGGCCGCAGCCTGGCGGCCATGGAGCGAGCTCATCGGCAGGcactggaggagctgcagcggCAGCACAATCGCCAGATGAAGGAGCTGGAGAGCGAGAAGGAgcggctgctgctggaggagacCCGGGACACGGCGcgag TAATGGAGGCtttgaagaagaaacacaaagaggagctggagagagagatggagaaagtcAGACACCTCAGCAGCGGGGCGCTCGATTCACAAACTTTACGAGCTCAACAACA GGTGGAGAGTCAGGCCTTTGAGAGAGAGCTGGCTGGACTGTCTGAGCGCTACTCCCAGAAGTGTCTGGAACTAAACCGGGCCGAGCAGAGCAACGCTGAGAGGGAGCGGGAGATCAGCCGCAAGGAGAGAGACATGGAGCAGCTAAAGAAAGAGAACCTG GACCTGAAGACTCGTTTAAAAGAGGAGATCAGCCGCGTGCAGTCTGCAGATCAGCGCTCAGAtgacaacagaaccagaacactTTGTGAGCTGCAG GTTCTCCtcaagatgaaagaaaatgaaatcgAGTACTTACACAAGGAGATCAGCTGTCTCAGGAATGAGCTGCAGTTTCTTAGCACG GAGAAGCGTCTGGCCTGTGAGCGATACACGGAGATGCACGAGGAGCTGAGTGGGATGAAGGGCCGGAGCGAGAGAGAGATCCAGAGTCTGAAGGAGCATCTGAGGCTAGCCATGGCTGCCCTGCAGGAGGGGCAGAAGCTGGGCAACAGCCTGGACCACTGA